The following are from one region of the Rhizobium sullae genome:
- a CDS encoding metal-dependent hydrolase, with amino-acid sequence MKITWLGHSAFRIETKAAKILIDPFLTQNPSFAGQDIKEVANGITHILLTHGHGDHAGDTVSLARETGAVVLANADLAAWLGSKGVEKIEMGNTGGTVSFDSFTATFTNALHSSAQITEDGVSHSLGNANGLILHFDDEPSLLHMGDTDIFSDMALINELHQPDIGIVPIGDRFTMGGAVAALACQRYFNFKTAIPCHYGTFPIIDQTPEKFVAGLEGSKTAVKTPKPGETLFI; translated from the coding sequence ATGAAGATCACCTGGCTCGGCCATTCCGCCTTCCGCATCGAGACCAAGGCGGCAAAGATCCTGATCGACCCGTTCCTCACCCAAAACCCGTCCTTCGCCGGGCAGGACATCAAGGAGGTTGCGAACGGCATCACCCATATCCTCCTGACGCACGGCCACGGCGACCATGCCGGCGATACTGTTTCGCTTGCGCGCGAGACCGGCGCCGTCGTGCTTGCTAACGCCGATCTTGCCGCCTGGCTGGGCTCCAAGGGCGTCGAGAAGATCGAGATGGGCAATACCGGCGGTACGGTTTCGTTCGATAGCTTCACTGCGACCTTCACCAATGCGCTGCATTCCTCCGCCCAGATCACCGAGGACGGCGTCTCCCATTCGCTCGGCAATGCGAACGGGCTGATCCTGCATTTCGACGACGAGCCGAGCTTGCTGCACATGGGGGATACCGACATCTTCTCCGATATGGCGCTGATCAACGAACTGCACCAGCCGGACATCGGCATCGTTCCGATCGGCGACCGCTTCACCATGGGCGGCGCCGTCGCAGCGCTCGCCTGCCAGCGCTACTTCAACTTCAAGACCGCAATCCCCTGCCACTACGGAACCTTCCCGATCATCGACCAGACACCGGAAAAGTTCGTTGCGGGCCTGGAAGGTTCGAAGACGGCCGTGAAGACGCCAAAGCCGGGTGAGACGCTGTTCATCTAA
- a CDS encoding acyl-CoA dehydrogenase family protein, which yields MTSAEEKLAELNQPSLWSGINAYRSDPLIVDLTAALPRGTREDLENMGRYVTSPEAQELARMANQGTPQLRTHGPRGERLDVVEFHPAWHALMRRSMSVGLHSSVWDPQADADAKDQAHKIRAARFYLTAQLEAGHLCPLTMTSASVAALSASPAVQKDWAPKILSRKYDSSNKPAMQKSAVTIGMGMTEKQGGTDVRSNKSAAEKVSEGIYRLSGHKWFMSAPMSDAFIMLAQTKEGMGCFLVPRLLEDGSANGLQFQRLKDKVGNRSNASSEVEFNDTFGFLLGGPDAGIRTILDMVTLTRLDCALASSGIMRASLAEAVHHTRGRSVFGKMLVNQPIMTRVLADMALDVAAATALSFRLADAFDKARGNAEEAAYARVMTPVAKYWCCKIAPALIYEAMECIGGSGYIEERPIARHYREAPVNAIWEGSGNVMALDVLRVLTRGKDLFETVFTGLARDLGPAGKKTIDVLRAAMALCERDEGASRLLVEQLALAAAAAELYRLGAGRIADAFIETRLAGGWRATYGMLDSRFDATYIVDLLYPPAT from the coding sequence ATGACATCCGCTGAAGAAAAACTCGCCGAACTGAACCAGCCAAGCCTCTGGTCCGGCATCAATGCCTACCGGTCCGATCCGCTGATCGTCGACCTGACGGCGGCGCTGCCGCGCGGCACGCGCGAGGACCTGGAAAATATGGGCCGCTATGTGACCTCGCCGGAGGCGCAGGAACTGGCGCGCATGGCAAATCAGGGAACGCCGCAGCTTCGTACCCATGGTCCGCGCGGCGAGCGCCTGGATGTCGTCGAGTTTCACCCCGCATGGCATGCGCTGATGCGCCGCTCGATGTCCGTCGGCCTGCATTCGTCCGTCTGGGATCCGCAGGCCGATGCCGACGCAAAGGATCAGGCGCACAAGATTCGCGCCGCCCGCTTTTATCTGACCGCCCAGCTCGAAGCCGGCCACCTTTGCCCGCTGACGATGACAAGCGCTTCGGTGGCGGCACTCTCCGCATCGCCTGCCGTGCAGAAGGATTGGGCGCCGAAGATTCTCTCGCGCAAATACGATTCTTCGAACAAGCCGGCCATGCAGAAGTCGGCGGTGACGATCGGCATGGGCATGACCGAAAAGCAGGGCGGCACCGACGTCCGCTCCAACAAGAGTGCGGCCGAAAAGGTCAGCGAAGGCATCTACCGCCTGTCGGGCCACAAATGGTTCATGTCGGCGCCGATGAGCGATGCCTTCATCATGCTGGCGCAGACAAAAGAGGGCATGGGCTGCTTTCTGGTTCCGCGCCTGCTTGAGGACGGCTCCGCCAACGGCCTGCAGTTCCAGCGGCTCAAGGACAAGGTCGGCAACCGCTCCAATGCTTCCTCGGAAGTCGAATTCAACGACACCTTCGGCTTCCTGCTCGGCGGTCCCGATGCCGGCATCCGCACGATCCTCGATATGGTGACGCTGACGCGCCTCGATTGCGCGCTGGCCTCGTCGGGCATCATGCGTGCCTCGCTCGCCGAAGCCGTGCACCACACCCGCGGCCGCAGCGTTTTCGGCAAGATGCTCGTCAATCAGCCGATCATGACCCGCGTGCTCGCCGATATGGCGCTCGACGTCGCTGCCGCGACGGCTCTGTCCTTCCGTCTTGCAGACGCCTTCGACAAGGCGCGCGGCAATGCGGAAGAGGCGGCCTATGCCCGCGTCATGACGCCGGTTGCGAAATACTGGTGCTGCAAGATCGCGCCTGCGCTGATCTACGAGGCGATGGAGTGCATCGGCGGCAGCGGCTATATCGAGGAGCGCCCGATCGCTCGCCACTATCGCGAAGCTCCGGTCAACGCCATCTGGGAAGGCTCCGGCAATGTGATGGCGCTCGACGTGCTGCGTGTGCTGACGCGAGGCAAGGACCTTTTCGAAACGGTATTCACCGGTCTTGCCCGCGATCTCGGCCCGGCCGGCAAGAAGACGATCGACGTGCTTCGTGCGGCAATGGCGCTCTGCGAACGGGATGAGGGGGCATCCCGCCTGCTAGTGGAACAACTGGCGCTCGCCGCCGCTGCAGCCGAACTCTATCGCCTCGGCGCCGGCCGCATCGCCGACGCCTTCATCGAAACCCGCCTCGCGGGCGGCTGGCGCGCCACCTACGGCATGCTCGATTCCCGCTTCGACGCTACGTATATTGTCGACCTGCTTTATCCGCCGGCAACGTAG
- a CDS encoding AEC family transporter, translating to MLIIFESILPIFLLVVLGVALRRSPLFNDSLWPGLEQLGYYILFPSLLFLTLAKADFSGMETGTIGAVSILAILIMSGLVFALWPVFARAGVGSATYSSLFQTATRWNAFIALAIAEKLAGPQGLAIVALVMAVVIIPINLINVGMLVWFSGASRDLRMFLVKIVTNPLIIGCALGLLVNLAQIPVYEPLTVTVDLVARSSLGLGLIMVGAGLRISDALRPRSVALVSVLLKLLAFPALMFGIGLAFGLHGQPLVMLALSASVPTAMNGYVLAKQMGGDAPLYAAAATIQTASSFVTIPIILTGATYVAGG from the coding sequence ATGCTGATAATCTTCGAAAGCATCCTCCCGATTTTCCTTCTTGTGGTGCTCGGCGTTGCGCTCCGCCGCAGTCCATTGTTCAACGACAGCCTCTGGCCGGGGCTTGAACAGCTCGGCTACTACATTCTGTTCCCTTCACTCCTCTTCCTCACGCTCGCGAAAGCCGACTTCTCGGGCATGGAGACGGGCACGATCGGTGCAGTATCGATCCTTGCCATCCTCATCATGTCGGGACTTGTCTTCGCCCTATGGCCGGTTTTCGCCCGCGCCGGCGTCGGGTCAGCGACCTATTCCTCCCTTTTCCAGACGGCCACACGTTGGAATGCCTTCATCGCCCTCGCGATAGCGGAAAAACTCGCGGGGCCTCAGGGACTTGCCATCGTCGCGTTGGTGATGGCGGTCGTCATCATTCCGATCAACCTTATCAATGTCGGGATGCTGGTGTGGTTCTCAGGCGCTTCGCGCGACTTGCGGATGTTTCTCGTGAAGATCGTGACCAACCCGCTGATCATCGGCTGCGCGCTCGGACTTCTTGTCAATCTCGCACAAATACCAGTCTATGAGCCGCTGACGGTCACCGTCGACCTGGTTGCCCGGTCCTCCCTTGGGCTTGGACTCATCATGGTCGGTGCTGGGCTCAGAATTTCCGACGCTCTTCGGCCGCGCTCCGTGGCCCTCGTATCCGTGCTGCTGAAGCTTCTCGCCTTTCCTGCGCTCATGTTCGGTATTGGTCTCGCCTTCGGCCTCCATGGCCAGCCGCTCGTGATGCTCGCCTTAAGCGCCAGCGTACCGACCGCGATGAACGGCTATGTCCTCGCCAAGCAGATGGGCGGAGACGCTCCGCTCTACGCTGCGGCCGCAACGATCCAGACCGCGAGCTCGTTCGTGACCATCCCGATCATCCTGACCGGCGCGACCTACGTTGCCGGCGGATAA
- the topA gene encoding type I DNA topoisomerase encodes MNVVVVESPAKAKTINKYLGPGYKVLASFGHVRDLPAKDGSVLPDQDFEMLWEVDSASAKRMKDIADAVKSSDGLILATDPDREGEAISWHVLDVLNKKRVLNGKPVKRVVFNAITKKAVLDAMAEPRDIDVPLVDAYLARRALDYLVGFNLSPVLWRKLPGARSAGRVQSVALRLVCDRETEIERFISEEYWNISALLKTPRGDEFEAKLVAANGKRLQARSVGNGEEAGKLKALLEGAAYVVDSVEAKPVKRNPGPPFTTSTLQQAASSKLGFSASRTMQIAQRLYEGVDIGGETVGLITYMRTDGVQMASEAIDAARHAIVDQFGERYMPEKARFYSTKAKNAQEAHEAIRPTDFNRSPDRVRKFLDADQIKLYDLIWKRGIASQMASAEIERTTAEITADNNGQKAGLRAVGSVIRFDGFIAAYTDQKEDGEQSDDAEEGGRLPEINARENLAKQKINSTQHFTEPPPRYSEATLIKKMEELGIGRPSTYAATLATLRDREYVTIDKRKLIPHSKGRLVTAFLESFFTKYVEYDFTADLEEKLDRISAGELNWKQVLRDFWKDFFAQIEDTKELRVTNVLDSLNESLAPLVFPKREDGSDPRICQVCGTGNLSLKLGKYGAFVGCSNYPECNYTRQLSSENGGEAEGGAQNEPKNLGTDPVTGEELTLRSGRFGPYIQRGDGKDAKRASLPKGWKPEDIDYEKAMALISLPRDIGKHPETGKMISSGIGRYGPFLLHDSGYANLESVEDVFSIGLNRAVTLIAEKANKAPGGRGTPAALKALGEHPDGGAITVRDGKYGPYVSWGKVNATLPRGKDPQAITVEEALALITAKAGKAPVAKGRAKPKAKAAAAEGKAAKTAAKPKAKAKAPAKTKKS; translated from the coding sequence ATGAATGTTGTAGTGGTGGAATCGCCTGCCAAGGCCAAGACGATCAACAAGTATCTGGGCCCCGGATACAAGGTGCTCGCCTCCTTCGGCCATGTTCGCGATCTGCCTGCCAAGGACGGCTCTGTTCTTCCTGACCAGGATTTCGAAATGCTTTGGGAGGTCGACAGCGCCTCGGCCAAGCGCATGAAGGACATCGCCGATGCGGTGAAGTCTTCCGACGGGCTCATCCTCGCAACCGACCCGGATCGCGAGGGTGAAGCCATCTCCTGGCACGTGCTCGACGTCCTGAACAAGAAGCGCGTGCTGAATGGCAAGCCGGTGAAGCGCGTCGTCTTCAACGCCATCACCAAGAAGGCGGTTTTGGACGCGATGGCCGAGCCCCGGGACATCGACGTACCGCTGGTCGATGCCTATCTCGCGCGCCGTGCGCTCGATTACCTCGTCGGCTTCAATCTTTCGCCCGTCCTCTGGCGCAAATTGCCGGGCGCCCGCTCGGCCGGCCGCGTGCAATCGGTGGCGCTACGTCTCGTTTGCGACCGCGAAACCGAGATCGAGCGCTTCATCTCGGAAGAATACTGGAACATCTCGGCTCTCCTGAAGACACCACGCGGTGACGAATTCGAGGCCAAGCTGGTGGCAGCCAATGGCAAGCGGTTGCAGGCGCGCTCGGTGGGCAACGGCGAAGAGGCCGGCAAGCTGAAGGCGCTGCTCGAGGGTGCTGCCTATGTTGTCGACAGCGTCGAGGCAAAGCCGGTCAAACGCAACCCGGGACCGCCGTTCACGACTTCGACGCTGCAGCAGGCGGCGTCCTCCAAGCTCGGCTTCTCGGCATCGCGCACCATGCAGATCGCCCAGAGACTATATGAAGGTGTCGATATCGGCGGCGAGACTGTCGGTCTCATCACCTATATGCGTACCGACGGCGTGCAGATGGCGTCCGAAGCGATCGATGCGGCGCGCCACGCCATCGTTGATCAGTTCGGCGAGCGCTACATGCCGGAAAAGGCCCGCTTCTATTCCACCAAGGCGAAGAACGCCCAGGAAGCCCACGAAGCGATCCGCCCGACAGATTTCAACCGTTCGCCCGACCGCGTCCGGAAATTCCTCGATGCCGATCAGATCAAGCTATACGACCTGATCTGGAAGCGCGGCATCGCAAGCCAGATGGCGTCTGCCGAAATCGAGCGCACGACCGCCGAAATCACCGCCGACAACAATGGCCAGAAGGCTGGCCTGCGCGCCGTCGGCTCGGTGATCCGCTTCGACGGCTTCATCGCGGCCTATACCGACCAGAAGGAAGACGGCGAGCAGAGCGACGACGCCGAAGAGGGCGGCCGCCTCCCGGAGATCAATGCGCGCGAGAACCTCGCAAAGCAGAAGATCAATTCCACGCAGCATTTCACCGAACCGCCGCCGCGCTATTCGGAAGCGACGCTGATCAAGAAAATGGAAGAACTCGGCATCGGCCGTCCTTCCACTTACGCGGCAACGCTCGCAACGCTCCGCGACCGCGAATATGTGACCATCGACAAGCGCAAGCTGATCCCGCATTCCAAGGGACGGCTGGTGACGGCGTTCCTCGAAAGCTTCTTCACCAAATATGTCGAATACGACTTCACGGCCGACCTGGAGGAGAAGCTCGACCGGATTTCGGCAGGCGAGCTCAACTGGAAGCAGGTGCTTCGCGATTTCTGGAAAGACTTCTTCGCGCAGATCGAGGACACGAAGGAACTGCGCGTCACCAACGTACTCGACTCGCTGAACGAGTCGCTTGCGCCGCTCGTCTTCCCGAAGCGGGAAGACGGCAGCGATCCGCGCATCTGCCAGGTCTGCGGCACCGGCAACCTGTCGCTGAAGCTCGGCAAATACGGCGCCTTCGTCGGCTGCTCGAACTATCCGGAATGCAACTATACCCGCCAGCTCTCCTCCGAAAACGGTGGGGAAGCCGAAGGCGGGGCACAGAACGAGCCGAAGAACCTCGGCACCGATCCCGTGACCGGCGAGGAACTGACGCTGCGCTCCGGCCGCTTCGGTCCATACATCCAGCGCGGCGACGGCAAGGATGCCAAGCGCGCCTCGCTGCCGAAGGGCTGGAAGCCGGAAGACATCGACTACGAGAAGGCGATGGCCCTGATCTCACTGCCGCGCGATATCGGCAAGCATCCCGAAACCGGCAAGATGATTTCCTCCGGCATCGGGCGCTATGGGCCGTTCCTCCTGCACGACAGCGGTTATGCCAACCTGGAAAGCGTCGAGGACGTGTTTTCGATCGGCCTCAACCGCGCAGTGACGCTGATTGCCGAGAAAGCGAACAAGGCGCCGGGCGGCCGTGGAACACCAGCTGCGCTGAAGGCGTTGGGCGAACATCCCGATGGCGGAGCGATCACCGTTCGTGATGGTAAGTACGGCCCCTATGTGAGCTGGGGCAAGGTGAACGCTACGCTGCCAAGGGGCAAGGACCCGCAGGCAATCACGGTCGAGGAAGCGCTGGCGCTGATCACCGCCAAGGCCGGCAAGGCGCCGGTGGCAAAGGGCAGAGCAAAACCGAAGGCAAAGGCCGCCGCGGCCGAAGGCAAGGCGGCGAAGACGGCCGCCAAACCAAAGGCAAAAGCAAAGGCGCCCGCGAAAACGAAGAAGAGCTGA
- a CDS encoding aspartate carbamoyltransferase catalytic subunit: MVFFPHRHLIGIKGLTEQDITYLLDKADEAVKISRQREKKTSTLRGLTQINLFFEASTRTQSSFELAGKRLGADVMNMSVGNSSVKKGETLIDTAMTLNAMRPDVLVIRHSSAGAAALLAQKVSCSVVNAGDGQHEHPTQALLDALTIRRAKGKLSRIIVAICGDVLHSRVARSNILLLNAMGARVRVVAPATLLPAGIAEMGVEVFHSMKEGLKDVDVVMMLRLQRERMSGAFVPSVREYFHFYGLDAETLKAAKDDAMVMHPGPMNRGVEISSEVADGPQSVIAEQVEMGVAVRMAVMETLLVSQNRGPRA, encoded by the coding sequence ATGGTCTTCTTTCCCCACCGCCACCTCATCGGCATCAAAGGCCTCACGGAGCAGGATATCACCTATTTGCTCGACAAGGCGGACGAGGCCGTCAAGATCAGCCGGCAGCGCGAAAAGAAGACGTCGACGCTGAGAGGTCTGACGCAGATCAACCTCTTCTTCGAAGCCTCGACTCGGACCCAATCCTCCTTCGAACTTGCCGGAAAGCGCCTCGGCGCCGACGTGATGAACATGTCGGTCGGCAATTCCTCGGTGAAGAAGGGGGAAACGCTGATCGACACCGCGATGACGCTGAATGCGATGCGGCCGGATGTGCTCGTCATCCGCCATTCGAGCGCCGGTGCCGCGGCACTGCTGGCGCAGAAGGTTTCCTGCTCCGTGGTCAATGCCGGCGACGGACAGCACGAGCATCCTACGCAGGCACTGCTCGACGCCCTGACGATCCGGCGCGCCAAGGGCAAGCTGTCGCGCATCATCGTCGCGATTTGCGGCGACGTGCTCCATTCACGGGTGGCGCGCTCGAACATCCTGCTTCTGAACGCCATGGGCGCGCGGGTACGCGTCGTCGCACCGGCGACGCTGCTTCCGGCCGGCATTGCGGAGATGGGCGTCGAGGTCTTCCACTCGATGAAGGAAGGACTGAAGGACGTCGACGTGGTGATGATGCTGCGCCTGCAGCGCGAGCGGATGTCCGGTGCCTTCGTGCCTTCGGTGCGCGAATACTTCCATTTCTACGGTCTGGATGCGGAAACGCTGAAGGCCGCCAAGGACGATGCGATGGTGATGCATCCGGGACCGATGAACCGCGGGGTGGAAATCTCCTCCGAAGTGGCGGACGGACCGCAGAGCGTGATTGCCGAACAGGTAGAAATGGGGGTCGCTGTGCGCATGGCGGTGATGGAGACTTTGCTTGTGTCTCAGAACCGGGGGCCGCGCGCATGA
- a CDS encoding DUF6105 family protein, giving the protein MKWFLVFWLGPIAFLGGWYWLSYYDMNFGIFMLTRQVHDLTFQLYGNVLGVPPETIPPLVARAIAVDSLVVFAIIGFRKRRKLIAWWKARQASKSSDLPSSESLSSAP; this is encoded by the coding sequence ATGAAGTGGTTCCTGGTCTTCTGGTTGGGCCCGATCGCCTTTCTAGGCGGCTGGTACTGGCTTTCCTATTATGACATGAACTTCGGCATCTTCATGCTGACGCGCCAGGTCCATGATCTGACCTTCCAGCTCTATGGCAATGTACTCGGCGTGCCGCCCGAAACCATCCCGCCGCTCGTCGCCCGCGCCATCGCTGTCGACAGCCTCGTCGTCTTCGCCATTATAGGCTTCCGCAAGCGCAGGAAGCTCATTGCCTGGTGGAAGGCGCGTCAAGCCTCGAAATCGTCCGATCTGCCGAGCAGCGAAAGCCTGTCCAGCGCGCCCTGA
- the ruvX gene encoding Holliday junction resolvase RuvX codes for MTVLTIEELAAELAPGQAIAGLDLGTKTIGLAMSDLGRRFATPRPVIKRQKFTIDAEVLLAFAAKEKVAGFVIGLPMNMDGSAGPRVQATKAFVRNMEQKTALPFVYWDERLSTVAAERALIEMDVSRAKRAGRIDSAAASFILQGALDRLSLLGRSDDFEA; via the coding sequence ATGACGGTGCTGACGATCGAGGAACTGGCGGCTGAGCTCGCCCCCGGACAGGCGATCGCCGGGCTTGACCTCGGCACGAAGACGATAGGGCTCGCGATGTCCGATCTCGGGCGGCGCTTTGCAACGCCGCGGCCGGTCATCAAACGGCAGAAGTTCACGATCGACGCCGAAGTGCTGCTGGCTTTTGCCGCGAAGGAAAAAGTCGCCGGCTTCGTGATCGGGCTGCCAATGAACATGGACGGCTCGGCCGGTCCGCGCGTCCAGGCGACGAAAGCCTTCGTGCGCAACATGGAGCAAAAGACCGCCCTACCCTTCGTCTATTGGGACGAGCGGCTTTCAACGGTGGCGGCCGAGCGGGCGCTGATCGAGATGGACGTGTCGCGTGCCAAGCGCGCCGGGCGGATCGATTCGGCGGCCGCCAGCTTCATTCTTCAGGGCGCGCTGGACAGGCTTTCGCTGCTCGGCAGATCGGACGATTTCGAGGCTTGA
- a CDS encoding dihydroorotase, whose product MTNSIVLKNVRIIDPSRNLDEIGTIIVKDGMIAAAGKDAQNQGAPEGAAVRECSGLVATPGLVDACVNIGEPGAEHRETIASASRAAAAGGVTSIIMMPDTDPVIDDIALVEFVKKTARDTALVNVYPAAAITKHLAGEEMTEIGLLMEAGAVAFTDGRSSVHDTQVLRRVMTYAREFGAVISCETRDKYLGATGVMHEGLLASWLGLGGIPKEAELIPLERDLRIAQLTRGTYHAAMISVPESVEAIELAKRRGAKVTCGISINNLALNENDIGEYRTFFKLYPPLRAEDDRVAMVEALARGAIDIIVSSHDPQDVDTKRLPFSEAADGAIGLETMLAAALRLHHSGQVSLMRLIDAMSTRPAQIFGLDAGTLKRGAKADIALIDLDEPWLVSEDMLLSRSKNTPFEDARFSGRAVATYVAGQCVHSL is encoded by the coding sequence ATGACGAACTCGATCGTTCTCAAGAATGTCCGCATCATCGATCCTTCGCGCAATCTCGATGAGATCGGAACGATCATCGTCAAGGACGGCATGATTGCTGCTGCCGGAAAGGATGCCCAAAACCAGGGGGCGCCGGAAGGCGCCGCGGTTCGCGAATGCAGCGGCCTCGTCGCAACGCCGGGCCTGGTCGATGCATGCGTCAATATCGGCGAGCCGGGCGCCGAACATCGCGAGACGATCGCTTCGGCAAGCCGGGCGGCAGCGGCAGGCGGTGTCACCTCGATCATCATGATGCCGGACACCGATCCTGTCATCGACGACATCGCCCTCGTTGAATTTGTCAAGAAGACGGCGAGAGACACGGCGCTTGTCAACGTCTACCCGGCAGCGGCGATCACCAAGCATCTGGCCGGCGAGGAGATGACCGAGATCGGCCTCTTGATGGAAGCCGGTGCCGTTGCCTTCACGGACGGCCGCTCCAGCGTGCACGACACGCAGGTGCTGCGGCGGGTCATGACCTATGCGCGGGAATTCGGCGCCGTCATCTCCTGCGAGACACGCGACAAATATCTCGGCGCGACAGGCGTCATGCACGAAGGATTGCTTGCGAGCTGGCTCGGTCTCGGGGGCATTCCGAAGGAAGCGGAACTCATTCCTCTTGAACGAGACCTTCGCATCGCGCAGCTGACGCGCGGCACGTATCATGCGGCGATGATTTCGGTGCCGGAATCGGTGGAGGCGATCGAGCTTGCGAAGCGTCGCGGCGCCAAGGTCACCTGCGGCATCTCGATCAACAACCTGGCGCTCAACGAAAACGACATCGGCGAATACCGCACCTTCTTCAAGCTCTATCCGCCGCTGCGGGCCGAAGACGACCGCGTGGCGATGGTGGAAGCGTTGGCGAGAGGCGCGATCGACATCATCGTTTCCTCGCATGACCCGCAGGATGTCGATACCAAGCGCCTGCCCTTCAGCGAAGCGGCCGACGGCGCGATCGGCCTCGAAACCATGCTTGCGGCCGCCTTGCGCCTCCACCACAGCGGCCAAGTGAGCCTGATGCGGCTGATCGATGCGATGTCGACGCGCCCTGCGCAGATCTTCGGCCTCGATGCCGGAACGCTGAAGCGGGGAGCAAAAGCCGATATCGCGCTGATCGATCTCGACGAGCCTTGGCTTGTCTCGGAAGACATGCTTCTCTCGCGTTCGAAGAACACGCCTTTCGAGGATGCACGCTTCAGCGGACGGGCTGTCGCGACCTATGTCGCGGGACAGTGCGTGCATTCTCTTTAA
- the plsY gene encoding glycerol-3-phosphate 1-O-acyltransferase PlsY codes for MISDLTTWQITLPLALAAAVIGYLLGSIPFGLVLTRASGLGDVRNIGSGNIGATNVLRTGNKKLAAATLLLDALKASVAAWIMTYFAGEEAGIIAGFFAFIGHLFPVWIGFKGGKGVATYIGTLLGIAPVMVLLFGAVWLAVAFSTRYSSLSALVAMLVIPVALWMLGAEKVAAVMAIMSAISYYRHKANISRLLSGTESKIGAKG; via the coding sequence ATGATATCCGATCTTACCACTTGGCAGATTACGCTGCCGCTGGCGCTCGCGGCGGCCGTCATCGGCTACCTTCTGGGCTCCATCCCCTTCGGCCTTGTCCTGACGCGGGCGTCCGGGCTCGGTGACGTGCGCAACATCGGCTCGGGCAACATTGGTGCAACGAACGTATTGCGTACCGGCAACAAGAAGCTTGCGGCAGCGACGCTTCTGCTCGATGCGCTGAAGGCCTCCGTCGCTGCCTGGATCATGACCTATTTTGCTGGTGAGGAAGCGGGCATCATTGCCGGCTTCTTTGCTTTTATCGGCCACCTCTTCCCGGTCTGGATCGGTTTCAAGGGTGGTAAGGGCGTTGCGACATACATCGGCACGCTGCTCGGCATCGCACCGGTCATGGTCCTCCTTTTCGGCGCCGTATGGCTCGCGGTTGCCTTTTCGACGCGTTATTCCTCGTTGTCGGCGCTGGTTGCGATGCTAGTCATTCCGGTTGCATTGTGGATGTTAGGGGCCGAGAAGGTTGCAGCTGTCATGGCGATCATGTCGGCCATCTCCTATTACAGGCACAAGGCCAACATCTCCCGCCTGCTGAGCGGGACGGAAAGCAAGATCGGGGCGAAGGGATAA
- a CDS encoding TetR/AcrR family transcriptional regulator, producing the protein MLIDEAAAEAPLATPVPEKRVRDRAATERAILDAAKSLLAEEGFQNFGINAVARRAGCDKQLIYRYYGGLNGLVEAIGADLGTWVRDRIPEDAGGMFLLTYGDLMERLALLFLEALRDDPLMRRIVAWEVSDNTEQVRRLAESRSKALSQWLERMKGSLTPPKGIDAAAVNAILIAAIQHLVLSASAGGQCAGLALKSAKDWEKAATALKRIVRGVYG; encoded by the coding sequence ATGCTGATTGATGAAGCGGCGGCTGAGGCGCCTTTGGCGACGCCGGTGCCGGAAAAGCGGGTGCGCGACCGCGCCGCGACGGAACGCGCCATTCTGGATGCGGCGAAATCGCTGCTTGCCGAGGAAGGGTTCCAGAATTTCGGCATCAATGCGGTCGCCCGCCGTGCCGGCTGCGACAAGCAACTGATCTATCGCTATTACGGCGGCCTGAACGGTCTTGTCGAAGCGATCGGCGCCGATCTAGGCACCTGGGTTAGGGACCGCATCCCGGAAGATGCCGGCGGCATGTTCCTGCTCACCTACGGCGATCTCATGGAGCGCCTGGCGCTGCTTTTCCTGGAGGCGCTTCGCGACGACCCGCTGATGCGCCGTATCGTCGCCTGGGAGGTCTCGGACAATACCGAGCAGGTGAGGCGGCTTGCTGAATCCCGCTCGAAGGCGCTGTCGCAATGGCTGGAGCGCATGAAGGGCTCGCTGACGCCGCCGAAGGGCATCGATGCCGCCGCCGTCAACGCAATTCTCATCGCCGCGATCCAGCATCTCGTGCTCTCGGCTTCTGCAGGCGGCCAGTGTGCGGGCTTAGCACTGAAGAGCGCCAAGGACTGGGAAAAGGCCGCAACCGCTCTGAAGCGCATCGTTCGCGGTGTTTACGGCTGA